In Porites lutea chromosome 7, jaPorLute2.1, whole genome shotgun sequence, a single window of DNA contains:
- the LOC140944924 gene encoding uncharacterized protein isoform X3, translating into MTSEVLGTPGDKTALESQGISGTDEVTETMQILEAQGMEKVQDMDEVMQIDESLTIPELEEVSMDTPTGHAGNCTTCKTLRSEVTQLRGKVTRLKSWIYKEKTFERNRRELFSFPNFFFCFSSATCASFQNPNFLYHRQVPC; encoded by the exons ATGACTTCAGAGGTCCTAGGTACTCCTGGTGATAAGACAGCTCTCGAGAGCCAAGGGATTTCAGGCACTGATGAGGTTACTGAGACCATGCAGATCCTGGAGGCTCAGGGAATGGAAAAAGTGCAGGATATGGATGAAGTTATGCAGATTGATGAATCATTAACGATTCCTGAACTTGAAGAGGTTTCTATG gaTACTCCAACTGGACATGCCGGGAATTGCACAACATGCAAAACCCTGAGGAGTGAGGTGACTCAGTTAAGGGGCAAAGTCACAAGACTGAAGA GTTGGATCTACAAGGAAAAAACATTCGAGAGGAACCGAAGGGAATTGTTTTCCTTTCCaaacttcttcttttgtttcagttctgCGACTTGTGCTTCTTTTCAAAACCCAAACTTTCTGTATCACAGACAGGTACCTTGTTAA
- the LOC140944924 gene encoding uncharacterized protein isoform X1 produces the protein MTSEVLGTPGDKTALESQGISGTDEVTETMQILEAQGMEKVQDMDEVMQIDESLTIPELEEVSMDTPTGHAGNCTTCKTLRSEVTQLRGKVTRLKSKLISNQDQWVETFKSIQEPKQLLMVNAGWIYKEKTFERNRRELFSFPNFFFCFSSATCASFQNPNFLYHRQVPC, from the exons ATGACTTCAGAGGTCCTAGGTACTCCTGGTGATAAGACAGCTCTCGAGAGCCAAGGGATTTCAGGCACTGATGAGGTTACTGAGACCATGCAGATCCTGGAGGCTCAGGGAATGGAAAAAGTGCAGGATATGGATGAAGTTATGCAGATTGATGAATCATTAACGATTCCTGAACTTGAAGAGGTTTCTATG gaTACTCCAACTGGACATGCCGGGAATTGCACAACATGCAAAACCCTGAGGAGTGAGGTGACTCAGTTAAGGGGCAAAGTCACAAGACTGAAGAGTAAGTTAATCTCCAATCAAGATCAGTGGGTTGAAACCTTTAAGAGCATACAAGAGCCGAAGCAGTTGCTGATGGTGAATGCTG GTTGGATCTACAAGGAAAAAACATTCGAGAGGAACCGAAGGGAATTGTTTTCCTTTCCaaacttcttcttttgtttcagttctgCGACTTGTGCTTCTTTTCAAAACCCAAACTTTCTGTATCACAGACAGGTACCTTGTTAA
- the LOC140944924 gene encoding uncharacterized protein isoform X2 — MTSEVLGTPGDKTALESQGISGTDEVTETMQILEAQGMEKVQDMDEVMQIDESLTIPELEEVSMDTPTGHAGNCTTCKTLRSEVTQLRGKVTRLKSKLISNQDQWVETFKSIQEPKQLLMVNAAIQTDSWPVRNETELGLEDESEDEQEMQDDAYEEFECDEDPT, encoded by the exons ATGACTTCAGAGGTCCTAGGTACTCCTGGTGATAAGACAGCTCTCGAGAGCCAAGGGATTTCAGGCACTGATGAGGTTACTGAGACCATGCAGATCCTGGAGGCTCAGGGAATGGAAAAAGTGCAGGATATGGATGAAGTTATGCAGATTGATGAATCATTAACGATTCCTGAACTTGAAGAGGTTTCTATG gaTACTCCAACTGGACATGCCGGGAATTGCACAACATGCAAAACCCTGAGGAGTGAGGTGACTCAGTTAAGGGGCAAAGTCACAAGACTGAAGAGTAAGTTAATCTCCAATCAAGATCAGTGGGTTGAAACCTTTAAGAGCATACAAGAGCCGAAGCAGTTGCTGATGGTGAATGCTG CTATTCAAACTGATTCATGGCCAGTAAGAAATGAGACAGAGTTAGGGTTAGAGGATGAATCAGAAGATGAGCAGGAAATGCAGGACGACGCGTATGAGGAGTTTGAGTGTGATGAAGACCCTACATAG